From the genome of Actinomycetota bacterium, one region includes:
- a CDS encoding lysylphosphatidylglycerol synthase transmembrane domain-containing protein has translation MPAVPARPSPRRRALSLGLRATIGAVGIAVLLATADLQSLKTAFGHVRPGAAALAFALLLVWLAISALRWQVFLQPVGLALPMGELLRLTLVGNFFNVFLPTGVGGDAYKAFRLRGEAGSMAPPLATVFLDRLAGLVGLAFVAEAVCIARLATGHQDRVTLIAGGLSLAVLAASGFALMLAPRLASTTDGTSRLISRIRRFAASFATAGRSMRTLLRASALGVASALVLIAVAAVAAFSLGIRMPVWGYPGVVMLSASLAVLPISMNGLGLREAAIVWCLAAFGIGHDEALAFALLLLALTFASSAVGGVVYVGTRGSSARDRLPGARQDAVDQRDAASEMRPTSS, from the coding sequence GTGCCCGCAGTGCCGGCGCGCCCCTCGCCTCGTCGGCGAGCGCTGAGTCTCGGCCTCCGAGCAACGATCGGCGCGGTCGGCATAGCAGTGTTGCTGGCGACCGCGGATCTGCAGTCGCTGAAGACGGCGTTCGGCCACGTCCGTCCCGGGGCCGCAGCGCTGGCGTTTGCGTTGCTGCTCGTCTGGCTCGCCATCAGCGCGCTCCGCTGGCAGGTGTTCCTTCAGCCTGTCGGCCTCGCGCTACCGATGGGAGAGCTCCTCAGACTGACGCTCGTGGGGAACTTCTTCAACGTGTTCCTGCCGACGGGGGTCGGAGGCGACGCCTACAAGGCATTCCGACTCAGAGGTGAGGCCGGCTCGATGGCCCCCCCGCTCGCCACCGTCTTCCTGGATCGGTTGGCGGGACTCGTCGGGCTCGCGTTCGTTGCAGAGGCGGTGTGCATCGCACGGCTCGCGACCGGTCACCAAGACCGCGTGACACTCATCGCGGGAGGGCTGTCGCTCGCAGTCCTCGCCGCGTCGGGGTTCGCACTGATGCTCGCCCCGCGGCTCGCCTCGACGACCGACGGGACTTCGCGCCTCATCTCGCGGATCCGGAGATTCGCGGCGTCCTTCGCGACGGCCGGCCGTTCGATGAGGACCCTTCTCCGAGCTTCGGCGCTCGGAGTCGCGTCGGCGCTGGTCCTGATCGCCGTGGCGGCGGTCGCCGCGTTCTCGCTCGGGATCCGGATGCCCGTCTGGGGGTACCCAGGTGTCGTGATGCTCTCGGCCTCGCTGGCGGTCTTGCCGATCTCGATGAACGGCCTCGGTCTCCGGGAGGCGGCCATCGTGTGGTGTCTGGCCGCGTTCGGGATCGGTCACGACGAAGCGCTCGCGTTCGCCCTGTTGCTGCTTGCGCTCACCTTTGCCTCGAGCGCGGTCGGTGGGGTCGTCTATGTGGGAACTCGTGGCTCGTCGGCCCGCGACCGGCTGCCGGGGGCTCGCCAGGACGCCGTGGACCAACGAGATGCAGCGTCGGAGATGCGGCCTACGTCTTCGTAG
- a CDS encoding DUF501 domain-containing protein produces MGELRRSDLEIVREQLGREPTTPFTVVARCSDGHPLVIRNEPFDAEGHPFPTLFWLTYPTAVKAVSRLESEGAIAELNRRVGTEDDLAAAVARAHEEYARERARGHPGAESQGGVGGTRTGVKCLHAHYANHLAGGDDPVGAWVAERIEPIHDERPGRFAVVDQGTNSIRLLVAEPDANGGFVELARDMVITRLGQGVDRTGVIAPEALERTIDVVARYVRRARALHAEFIRVGATAAVRDASNRDELERAVRDLTGSTLEVITGEHEAALSFLGATRGLDAPAPFLVLDIGGGSTELVVGDAAPGPAVSVQMGSVRLTERFVRNDPPAPEEIDAMRAFVESRLAEAEDAVPARDARTLVAVAGTSTTVQAIALDLEWYEPEAIHRTELSLPDAERVLDRLASMTTPQRAALPVMAPGRGDVIVAGALILVTVMRRFGFDRGLVSETDILDGLAFETLSAR; encoded by the coding sequence ATGGGCGAGCTCCGCCGCAGCGACCTAGAGATCGTTCGCGAGCAGCTCGGCCGCGAGCCGACGACACCATTCACGGTCGTTGCGCGCTGTTCGGACGGACACCCGCTTGTCATCCGGAACGAACCGTTCGACGCTGAGGGACATCCGTTCCCCACGCTGTTCTGGCTGACGTATCCGACGGCGGTCAAGGCCGTGTCCCGTCTGGAGTCCGAAGGCGCCATCGCCGAGCTGAATCGCCGCGTCGGGACTGAAGACGATCTCGCAGCGGCTGTGGCTCGGGCGCACGAGGAGTACGCCCGCGAGCGTGCCCGTGGCCATCCCGGTGCCGAATCGCAAGGGGGTGTCGGAGGGACGAGGACCGGCGTGAAGTGCCTGCATGCGCACTACGCGAACCATCTCGCGGGAGGCGACGATCCCGTGGGCGCTTGGGTCGCCGAGCGGATCGAGCCGATCCACGACGAACGGCCCGGTAGGTTCGCAGTCGTGGACCAGGGGACGAACTCGATCCGACTGCTCGTCGCCGAACCGGACGCGAATGGTGGGTTCGTCGAGCTCGCGCGCGACATGGTGATCACGCGTCTGGGGCAGGGTGTCGATCGAACGGGCGTCATCGCACCCGAGGCCCTGGAGCGGACCATCGACGTGGTGGCCCGCTACGTTCGGCGCGCTCGCGCCCTGCATGCCGAATTCATCCGCGTCGGCGCGACGGCTGCGGTTCGAGACGCATCGAACCGCGACGAGCTCGAACGCGCCGTTCGGGATCTCACGGGATCGACGCTCGAGGTCATCACCGGCGAACATGAGGCCGCGCTTTCCTTCCTCGGCGCGACGCGCGGTCTCGACGCCCCGGCACCGTTCCTGGTGCTCGACATCGGCGGTGGCTCGACGGAGCTCGTCGTCGGCGACGCGGCGCCGGGCCCCGCTGTCTCCGTGCAGATGGGAAGCGTCCGGCTGACCGAACGGTTCGTTCGCAACGATCCCCCGGCACCCGAAGAGATCGACGCGATGCGAGCGTTCGTCGAGTCGCGGCTCGCGGAAGCAGAAGATGCGGTTCCGGCTCGAGACGCGCGAACACTGGTGGCCGTCGCCGGCACGTCGACGACCGTGCAGGCGATCGCCCTCGATCTCGAGTGGTACGAGCCCGAAGCGATCCACCGAACGGAGCTGTCGCTGCCCGACGCGGAGCGCGTGCTCGACCGGCTGGCCTCGATGACGACGCCGCAGCGCGCGGCGCTCCCAGTGATGGCGCCCGGCCGCGGCGACGTCATCGTCGCCGGAGCCTTGATCCTCGTAACGGTGATGCGGCGGTTCGGGTTCGATCGGGGGCTCGTATCGGAGACGGACATCCTGGACGGGCTCGCGTTCGAGACGCTCAGCGCTCGGTAA
- a CDS encoding septum formation initiator family protein, whose amino-acid sequence MTGTKTIPRDRPRLTGRAGALLVAVALLAMLALVPLRSFLAQQSHIADLERDRLALQVQNALLRRDISNLHDPVELERLARECLGMVGPGETALIVPGAAGDRSDC is encoded by the coding sequence ATGACGGGGACAAAGACGATTCCCCGCGACCGCCCTCGCCTCACGGGGAGGGCGGGAGCCCTGCTCGTCGCCGTTGCGCTTCTTGCCATGCTCGCGCTCGTCCCGCTCCGGTCGTTTCTCGCACAGCAGAGCCACATCGCCGACCTCGAGCGGGACAGGCTGGCGCTGCAGGTGCAGAACGCGCTGCTCCGTCGGGACATCTCGAATCTGCACGATCCCGTCGAGCTCGAGCGCCTCGCCCGCGAGTGCCTGGGGATGGTCGGCCCGGGCGAGACGGCGCTCATTGTTCCGGGCGCCGCGGGCGACCGTTCGGACTGCTGA
- a CDS encoding peptidylprolyl isomerase, with protein MAQRRADRRRQQRRRQMAMVSVALVIALVGGVVLFSTFVVGGDDTPSPNPTTEPGTQTGTVDPEPGPSEVACDADTPPGALRPKPQFNAPAEVLQDDQSYTATLKTSCGDIVVRLLSDRAPETVNSFVFLAEQKYFDGTRIHRIDESIDVLQGGDPIGTGTSSPGYSIPDELTGEETYPPGTLAMANSGPDTGGSQFFIITGEDGHNLDANPNYTIFGRVIDGLDVAQEIQQIPVQDPGAGIEGQQPAQAVYVERVRISTKT; from the coding sequence GTGGCGCAGCGTCGAGCGGACCGGCGGCGACAACAACGGCGCCGTCAGATGGCGATGGTCTCCGTCGCGCTCGTCATTGCGCTCGTCGGTGGCGTGGTGTTGTTCTCGACGTTCGTGGTTGGGGGCGACGACACGCCGAGCCCGAATCCCACCACCGAGCCGGGGACGCAGACGGGAACGGTCGACCCCGAGCCAGGCCCGAGCGAGGTGGCCTGTGACGCGGACACCCCGCCCGGCGCGCTGCGCCCCAAGCCGCAGTTCAACGCCCCCGCCGAGGTCCTGCAAGACGACCAGTCGTACACGGCTACACTGAAGACGTCGTGCGGTGACATCGTCGTTCGGCTGCTCTCGGATCGCGCCCCCGAGACCGTGAACAGCTTCGTGTTCCTCGCCGAGCAGAAATACTTCGACGGGACGCGCATCCACAGGATCGACGAGTCGATCGACGTGCTGCAGGGCGGCGATCCGATCGGGACCGGCACGAGCAGCCCCGGCTATTCGATCCCCGACGAGCTGACCGGAGAAGAGACGTATCCGCCGGGCACGCTGGCGATGGCGAACTCGGGTCCAGACACCGGCGGGAGTCAGTTCTTCATCATCACGGGCGAGGACGGACACAACCTCGACGCGAATCCGAACTACACGATCTTCGGTCGCGTGATCGACGGGCTCGACGTCGCCCAGGAGATCCAACAGATCCCGGTCCAAGATCCCGGCGCAGGCATTGAAGGTCAGCAGCCCGCCCAGGCCGTCTACGTCGAGCGAGTAAGGATCTCTACGAAGACGTAG
- a CDS encoding S1 RNA-binding domain-containing protein, with product MTLEGGKVGLVHISEIDRNYVKDVHDHLRESDVVQAKVIAIKEDGKIDLSIKALQDPAPPRVRRGSDPDFESRLKKFMRQSEERQVDYKRSVEHKRK from the coding sequence CTGACCCTGGAAGGCGGCAAGGTCGGCCTCGTCCACATCTCCGAGATCGACCGCAACTATGTCAAGGACGTGCACGACCATCTCCGAGAGAGCGACGTCGTCCAGGCGAAGGTCATCGCCATCAAGGAAGACGGCAAGATCGATCTCTCGATCAAGGCGCTCCAGGACCCGGCGCCGCCGCGCGTCAGGCGGGGGAGCGACCCGGACTTCGAGTCGCGACTGAAGAAGTTCATGCGTCAGAGCGAGGAGCGGCAGGTCGACTACAAGCGCTCGGTCGAGCACAAGCGCAAGTGA